The Thermococcus sp. 4557 genomic sequence CCCTTGGTGCGGGGGTCAACCTCAGCAAGGGTGTCAACGTCTTCGCGAGCATAGAAACCAGCACCCTGGAGAGGCACATACACGTCGCCTTCAACGGCGAACCAGTTGGGAGGGAAAAGGCAATCATAAGCTACTCCGTTGCGGATGAGATAATTCCGGACGACTTCTTGGGTGAGGTTGAAATCTGGCAGTACTTCGACTTCCCGAACGGCCACGGCTTCGGCAACAGTGCCGGCGGTGCCCTGGGGACGGCGTTGGCCCTGAGCTACGCCTTCGGTGGAACGTGGCTTAAAGCTGCCCAGATAGCGCACAAACACGAGGTCCTCAACAGGGGCGGCCTTGGGGACGTTGTGGGCCAGCTGGCCGGCGGGATAGAGGTTCGCGTTAAGGCAGGCGGCCCGGGAATCGGGGTTGTCGACAACCTGTTCTTCGAGGACTACCGCGTTCTCGTCGTCCCCCTGGGCAGGCTCTCAACCCGGGAAGTTCTGGACGGAGACGTCGTGAAGGCCATAGAGCGCGAGGGGAGGGAGGCACTTGAGAAGCTCCTCCAGGAACCGAGTCCGGAAAGGATGATGGTTCTAGCGAGGGAATTCGCGGAGAAGACCGGCCTCCTTAGCGGTGAACTCCTTGAGCTGGCGAGGGAACTGGACAAGGTTATTTCCACCCCCAGCTCCATGATAATGCTTGGAAGGGGTCTCTTCGCCCTTCTCAGGGAGGACGAGGTGGAGAACACCATAAACCTCCTCTCCGACCTCAACCTGCCCTACGACGTGACCGGAATCCACGAGGGCAGGCCGAAGGTTGGCAGGTGGGTTGGTTAGTAAACCCTTATTCCCTCGTTTAGAACGGTGCGGTGGAACGAGGTTTCTCTCCACCGCTCAAACTCCTCCCGTTTTTCCACGATAACGTTGAGAACTACTCCGTGTTTCATCAATACTTCAAAGATCCCATCTATCAGCTCATCCAGGGACACGTCTCCGACTACGAGCAGGTCAACGTCGCTCTCTTCGGTGTAGTCCCCCCTCGCATAGGAGCCGAAAAGGTAGACTCCCTCAATGCGTCCTTCAAAGTTTTCCCTTAGGAAACCCAGAAATTCCTCTAACGCTCTTCTCCTCGAATCCATCCTGACACCAGCTCCTGGGCTTTTTCAAGGAACTCTAGAGCTAAATCGAGGATTTCTTCGGCTTCCTCTCTGGACGGGGTGTACATAACGTTGTAGTCGGCTTGACTTCTCATCTGAAACGCCTTTGTGAGAGCCTTTCCATAGTATTCGTCCAGTAGTCCTTCCTTGATGTAGCTCATCCCAAGCATCGAGAGGGTTCCTGAGTGCTTCTTTGGGGTTATACCCTTAATTAACAGGAGGGCTCTCGCGGAGTGGAACATTGAGTAGTATGCCCTGCTTATGGCGTCCCGGTACTTTCCGTGCTCATAGAGAATTTGGGCTGATGAAAGCTCCTCCTCAGCGACTGCTAGCTCTCTTGTTATCTCCTCTCCCTTCATGGTTCGTCATACGCTTTTTAGATATTTAACACTAACCCAATACCCTTTTATCTCCCTTCTTCCTAACCTGTCCAGGTGGTGAAGATGAAATACGCCGAACTGGCCGACCTTTACAGACGCCTGGAAAAAACGACCCTCAAAACCCTGAAGACCAAATTCGTCTCCGATTTTCTCAAGAAGGCACCCGATGAACTCCTCGACATAATCCCCTATCTCATTCTGGGAAAGGTCTTTCCTGACTGGGACGAGAGAGAGCTTGGAGTCGGTGAGAAGCTCCTCATAAAGGCCGTTTCCATGGCCACCGGCGTTCCCGAGCGGGAGATAGAGAACTCCGTGAGGGACACCGGCGACCTCGGTGAGAGCGTTGCCCTGGCCCTGAAGAAGAAAAAACAGAAGAGCTTCTTCTCCCAGCCGCTGACCATAAAGCGCGTTTACGACACCTTCATGAAGATAGCCGAGGCCAGCGGGCAGGGAAGCCAGGACAGGAAGCTGAAGTACCTCGCCAACCTCTTCATGGACGCCCAGCCGGAGGAGGGCAAGTATCTCGCCAGGACGGTTCTCGGAACCATGCGCACCGGTGTTGCGGAGGGACTCATGAGGGACGCCATAGCGAGCGCATTCGGCGTCAAGGCCGAGCTCGTCGAGAGGGCCTACATGCTCACGAGCGACTTCGGCTACGTCGCGAGGGTGGCCAAGCTCGAGGGCAACGAGGGCCTCTCAAAGGTCAGAATCCAGGTGGGCAAGCCCATAAGGCCGATGCTCGCCCAGAACGCGGCCAACGTGAAGGAAGCTTTGGTAGAGATGGGCGGAAAGGCCGCGTTTGAGGTAAAGTACGATGGAGCGCGCGTTCAGGTTCACAAAGACGGCGATAGGGTTGTTATATACTCCCGCAGGCTGGAGAACGTGACGAGGTCCATCCCGGAGGTCGTTGATGCCGTCCTGGAGAGCGTAAAGCCCGAGAAGGCCATCGTGGAGGGTGAACTCGTTGCCGTCGGCGAGGGTGGGAAGCCCAGGCCCTTCCAGTACGTGCTGAGGCGCTTCAGGAGGAAGTACAACATCGAGGAGATGGTGGAGAAGATCCCCCTTGAGCTGAACCTCTTCGACGTCCTCTACGTTGACGGCGATGGGATGATAGACACGCCCTTCTCCGAGCGCAGGAAGAAGCTGGAAGAGATAATCTCCCAGAATGAGCGGATAAGGCTGGCTGAACAGCTGGTAACCACCAGCGCCGACGAGGCTGAGGAGTTCTACCAGCGCGCCCTTGAGCTCGGCCACGAGGGGCTGATGGCGAAGCGCCTGGATTCGGTTTACGAGCCCGGAAACAGGGGCAAGAAGTGGCTCAAGATAAAGCCCACGATGGAGGACCTCGACCTCGTCATAATCGGCGCCGAATGGGGCGAGGGAAGGCGTGCACACCTCCTCGGCTCCTTCCTGGTCGCGGCCTTCGACCCGCACAGCGGCGAGTTCGTCCCGGTCGGAAAGGTCGGGAGCGGCTTCACCGATGAAGACCTTGCCGAGTTCACCAGGATGCTCAAGCCCCTCATAGTCCGCGAGGAGGGCAAGTACGTCGAGATAGAGCCGAAGGTCGTTATTCAGGTCACCTACCAGGAGATACAGAAGAGCCCGAAGTACGAGAGCGGCTTTGCGCTGAGGTTCCCACGCTACGTGGCCCTGAGGGAGGACAAGAGTCCCGAGGAGGCGGACACGATCGAGCGCATAGCCCAGCTCTACGAGTTCCAGGAGAGGTTCAAGGCGAAGAGGTGACCTCGTTTTCCTCCGTTTCTTCAAACGTTTTCCCGCACTTCGTCCGACTCTTCACCCTCCTTCGGAACCAGTCTTCCGGCCAGCTCGGCGGCCTTCTTTGCCATTAGCGGTGTCACGAGAAGGAAGCCCGTTGAGAGTCCTGCTAGATACGCCACAACGGTTCCGGAGTAGCCGTCCACCACCGCCAGGGAGGGGAGGTCGTAGAGGGCATGCGCTATCATCGAGAACGCCAGTCCAGCAAAGCGCTTCCATCCCCTCTCGCCGAGCAGGAAGCCGGCTGAAATGGCCGCCCAGATGGTGTGCAGTCCCATAAGAACCACTCTAACGGCCACCAGATAGGGCTCTTGGTTCAGGGCGAAGATTCCCGCGGTGTACATTATTCCCTCTACAATCCCGAGGAAGAGGCCAGCGCCTATGACGAGCTTCCACTTCTCCCATTCCGGCGAACGCTCGAAGAACTTCATGGGCAGGAGCTTCACCGACTCCTCGATTATCCCCGCCGCGAAGGCTAGGGCAATCCACGTCTTGAGGAACAGGAGGGGCGCCTCAAGGACGGAGGCTATGATGAGGCCAAGGATGCCGAGGGCGAATCCCGGAACCTTCCAGCCGCTCTCCGGGAAGGAGCGCCACCTCTGGAGGGTGTACTTGATCGCCAGCAGAACGGACAGGCCCCCGACTACGGTTATGATTCCGAAGTAGTACTCGATGACCTTCTCCGGTGTGAACATGGTACTTTCTTCACTATTCCACCTTATTAATGTTGGCCCCAACTTTTTTAAATTCGATGTGGATTCACCTCTGAAACTGCCAAGAAATTTACACGAAGGTGTTCAAAATGGAGGACGCGAAAGCCCGGCTCATAGACATGTTCTTCACCGAGGAGGCCATCCTCTTCGGTCGCTTCGTTCTCACCTCCGGCAGGGAGAGCGACTACTACATCAACGTCAAGAAGCTCTCTACTAATCCAGGGGCGTTGAGGATAATCGCGAGGCTGATGGCGGAGAGGGCCAAGGCCCTTGGCATCGAGTTCGACCGCGTCGCCGGCCCGGAGCTTGGAGCTGTGCCGATAGCGACGGCCCTGTCTCTGGAAACCGAAAAGCCCCTCGTAATCGTCAGGAAAAAGCCCAAGGGACACGGCACCGGAAGCCAGATCGAGGGGGAGGTGAAGCCCGGCGAGAGGATTTTCCTGGTCGAGGACGTGACGACCACCGGCGGGAGCGTCCTGCGCGCGGCCGAGGTTCTGGAGAAGGCCGGGGCAGAGATAGTCGCCATAAGCGTGGTGGTCGACAGGGAGGAAGGAGCCGGCGAGAGAATCGGGGAGAGGTACAGGTTCATACCCCTGGTCACGGTTTCAGAGCTTTTTGCCCGCAGGAACTCGACCGGAGCGGAGGAATGAAATTATCGCCTCGTAGAGCCTGTGGAGCATACCTTCATTTTTCTCCCTTCCGAATATCCAGTCGTTCAGAATGCTGCCGCTCTCGGCTATCGCCCGCGATGCCTTGGTGTGGGGCGCGTAGTCGATGACCGGCCTCCCGTAGTTCGTCGCCTTCGGAACCCTGTGATCGAAGGGTATGACGCCGACCACGGGCACGTCCACGCTGTACTCGAGGAAGTCGATTATATCGTCCACGCTCTGGGACGATTCCCGCACCTTGTTGAGTATCACGCCGACCTTGAGGCCGTACGCGTCCCCCAGCGATTTAAGCTTCACGACCTCGTTCTCGATCATCCTGTGGACTGAGTGTATCGGGCAGCGCTCTATCTCCACTATTATAAGCTGGTACTGGGCGAGCCGGAAGGTCGAGATGGTGTCGAAGGGTATGCCGACGGGGGAGTCTATTACGGTAACCCGGTATCTGGTTCCAATCTCCCGGACTATCTCTCTCAGTCTTTTCTGATCCAGGTCGATGACATCGTAAAGCTTCGAGCTGCCGGGGAGTATGTCAACACCCGTTCTGGGGTCGTGGTACACCGCCTGAACAACCCTCATGTCGGGATTCTTCAGAAGGGTGTGGATGTTGTACTGGGGGTTGTATATCCCGAAGTGAAAGGCGAGCTTTGGGAGGTACAGGTCGCCGTCCACGACGAGCGAGCGGTAGCCCCTCCGCGAGAAGTACGTGCTCAGGTTTGCGCTCATCGTTGTTTTCCCCGCCCCTCCCCTCCCGGTGATGACTATTGATACCATTAACTAGGCCTCCCTCTGCATTAATTCCAAGAAAATTATTGAAAGGGGCTCAGATGTAGTCCCCTATTGTTTTGGCACGAACCATTATGGCGGCCTTGTCTTGGCCGTAGAAGACCTCAACGAGACCGTCGGATTCCAGCTCCTTCACGGTCCTGAAGACCGCGGGTGCGGGTGTTTCAAGTTCGGCGCTCAAGCTCTGGAGGGCGACGGCCCTCTTTTTTGTGGCGAGTACCTTATACACAGCATCCTTACGCCTGCCGAACATCCGGTGGCACCATTACTAGTTACGTCAACGAACTAAATAAACCTTCCGTGAGCATGGTTGGCAGGTATCCAAGGGCAGGTTTATAAAGCGTATCGGGGAGGGGGGAGTATGCGGGGAATCGTTGAGAGGCTCGATCATGAGGGACTGGGCGTTGTACGCGTCGGGAAGAGGGAAATCCACGTTCCTTTCACGGCACCCGGCGACGTTGTTGAAGTGAGGAAATGGCGGAAGAGAAAGCGAAAGCTAATTGCCACCGATTTTGAGGTCGTGGAGCCCTCCACCGGCAGAGTGGACCCTGTGTGTCCCAGCTTTGGGGTCTGCGGTGGGTGCCTTCTCCAGCACATCCCCTACGAGAGACAGGTTGAGTTCAAGGCTGAGAAGCTCTCGGCCCTTCTTGGTATGGACGTCGAAGTTATTCCCTCGCCCGTGATTTACGGTCATAGAAACCGCATCGATGTTGTCGTTTCGACAAACGGAATTGGGTTCAGGAGGCGCGGCACGTGGTGGGACGCGGTTGACATCGGGTGGTGCCCCGTCTTCGGCGAATCCAGCCGGAGGGTTCTCCGCTCCCTGAGGGAGTTTATAGAGGACCATGCGCCCAGTCTGTACGAGATACGGAAGAACGAAGGTTTTCTGCGCTACATCGTCATCCGCGAGGGCAAGTTCACGGGCGAGCTGATGGTGAACCTCGTCACTTCGGAGGGCAGTCTCCCCGACTCCTTCCCCGACTATTTTGACTACGCGGACTCGGTGTACTGGAGTGTGAACAGGACCCCGAGCGACGTCTCCTACGGGGAGATAGAGCGCTTCTGGGGCAGCGAGTTCATACGGGAGCGGCTCGACGACGTTACCTACCTGATACATCCAAACAGCTTCTTCCAGACGAACAGCCATCAGGCGGTCACCCTGGTGCGCAGGGTGGCGGAGCTCGTTGACGGGGAGAGGGTTCTTGACCTCTACTCCGGCGTGGGAACCTTCGGCATCTACCTGGCCAAGAGGGGATTCTCCGTTGAGGGAATCGAGGTAAATCCCTTCGCGGTGGGGATGGCCAACAGAAACGCCGAGCTCAACGGCGTTGACGCCGCGTTCAAGGTGGGGCAGGACAAGGATGTCGAAAATCTTTCGGAATACGATACGGTAATAGTTGATCCGCCAAGGGCGGGATTGCATCCCAAACTGATAAGGAAAATCTTAAAAGACAAACCGCAAAGCATCGTTTACGTCTCCTGCAATCCGAAGACCCTCCGGGCCAACCTCGACGAACTGGCAGGGGTTTACTCTCTAGAGACCGCGGTGGGAATCGATATGTTCCCACACACACCCCACGTGGAGACGGTTGTCAAACTTAAACTTGGGGTTTAGTTTTAGAACCCCTGGGTTCAAAAACTTAATATACTTGGTCAGCATAGAGGTAAACAGAGGTGGTAAAAATGCTTGACGAGAGAGATAACATCATAATCGAGATGCTCACCAAGGATGCCCGCACTCCGTTCACGGAGATAGCGAAGGTTCTGGGCATTAGTGAGACCGCAGTAAGGAAGCGCGTAAAGGCCCTGGAGGAGGCGGGGGTTATAAAGCAGTACACCGTCGTCGTTGACCCATCGAAGCTGGGCTACAACCTGGTCAGCCTCACGGGCGTTGACACGCTGCCCGAGAAGATATTTGACGTTGCCGAGAAGCTCAAGGAGTTCGATTTCGTGAGGGAGGTTTACCTGACCAGCGGCGACCACATGATAATGGCCGAGGTCTGGGCCAGGGACGGGGAGGACCTGTCCGACATAATCTCCAACAAGATAGGCAGGCTTGATGGCGTCACCAAGGTCTGCCCCGCGATAATCTTGGAGAAGCTTAAGTGAGCACGCCCCCGGCGTGCATTCCTCTGATTTTTGCTGGTTTTTTATGGGATTCGGTCGAAAAAGCTAGTTCTTGGTGGGAACGTCTTTGACTGCAGAGTTTTCTCCAAATCGGCGTCCGAAGGTGCTCAAAAACAAAAAACACTCCCAAAAACAGGCAAGTTAAAAGTGCAAACCTCACCCGAAACGCCCTCTCAAAAAGCATGCACTCTACGACAAAAGCCCGGGAGAACAGTCAGAAACATTCCGCCAGAAAAGTTTTAATGGTGGGGGCACGGGGATTTGAACCCCGGTCCGCGGGTTTCTCCGGGTCAGAGCTCCAAAGGCTCATCCCCAAATCAGCAAACCCGCAAGTCCTCATACCTCTGGAGCCCGCGATGATGGACCAGGCTACACCATGCCCCCGTCCAGCTTAACCTTAGCGGGAGTAGGTTTATAAGTTTTATGATTGGCGGAAGTTTTATTAACTTTGGCTTACAAAAATATTACGGTGATTGCCATGGAGGAGCCAGTGGTTATTGGAAAGGATAAGTTCAAGATAAGCGACGACGAGACAGCCAGGAGGGAGCTCCGCATAATCAAGGTCAGCGACGACGTGATTCAGGTTCAGGAAGAGGTTCACGGCATCATAGCCCTCGTCGGGGCGAGCTCCAGCGTCAACATCAAGAAGGAGGAGCTCAAGAACCTCATCAAGGTGGCCAGGGAGGAGTTCGGCTGGACCGATATCTGCGAGTGAGTCCCTTTCGTTTTGCTCCCGCGCCCTTAGACTCCCCGAATTTTGACTCCTTTTTGTGTATCATCGACGGTGATATTAACGTTTTATAAGCATAAAAGTGGTTAAAGCTATCGGTGGTTGCCAATGGCAGTTGGAGAAAAGATAACCCTCAGCGTGATCAAGGCAGACATCGGCGGCTGGCCGGGGCACTCGAGGGTGCACCCGCAGCTCGTCGAGACGGCCGAGGAAGTCCTCTCAAAGGCCGTCGAGGACGGAACCATCATCGACTTCTACGTCGCCACCTGCGGCGATGACCTTCAGCTCATCATGACCCACAGGAAGGGCGTTGACAGCTCCGAGATACACGGCCTGGCCTGGAAGGCCTTCGAGGAGGCCACCAAGGTTGCCAAGGAGCTCGGCCTCTACGGTGCCGGTCAGGACCTCCTCAAGGACGCCTTCAGCGGCAACATCCGTGGAATGGGTCCCGGAATAGCCGAGATGGAGATAACCCTCAGGAAGAGCGAGCCCGTTGTCACGTTCCACATGGACAAGACCGAGCCTGGGGCATTCAACCTGCCGATATTCAGGATGTTTGCCGACCCGTTCAACACCGCTGGCCTCGTCATCGACCCGAACATGCACATGGGCTTCCGCTTCGAGGTCTGGGACATAAAGGAGCACAAGCGCGTGATCCTCAACACCCCGGAGGAAGTCTACGACCTCCTCGCCCTCATCGGTGCCAAGAGCCGCTATGTCATCAAGCGCGTCTTCCCGAAGGAGGGCCACAAGATATCCAAGGACGAGCCGGTCGCGGTTGTGAGCACCGAGAAGCTCTTCGAGATAGCCGGTGAGTACATCGGAAAGGACGACCCAGTCGCGATAGTCCGCGCCCAGAGCGGACTGCCTGCCCTCGGTGAGGTCCTCGAGCCCTTCGCCTTCCCGCACCTGGTCAGCGGCTGGATGAGGGGTTCCCACAACGGCCCGATAATGCCGGTTCCGATGCACCAGGCCAACCCGACCAGGTTCGACGGTCCTCCAAGGGTCGTTGCCCTCGGCTGGCAGATAAGCCCAGAAGGAAAGCTCGTTGGCCCGGTTGACCTCTTCGACGACCCGGCCTTCGACGGCGCCAGGCAGAAGGCCGTTGAGGTCGCCGAGTACATGCGCAGGCACGGTCCGTTCGAGCCCCACAGGCTCCCGATGGAGGATATGGAGTACACCACCCTTCCGGGCGTCCTCAAGAGGCTCGAGGAGAGGTTCGAGAAGATCGAGTGATCCCCCGTCTTCTTTTTCTCCTTTGGTTTCCGCAGCGTTCCTTGCAATGGGATTGCTAAAGGTTTTTATAACCTCCCGCCCAACTTTCTTGATATGCCCATCGGAAGCCTTAAATATTCTTCAGCCCAAAACTAACACTCGGAGTGATACAAAGGGGTGGGAGTCATGAAGTTCACAGTTCTCAGGCTCAATCTGGACGAGAAGAAGGTGGAGAGTGAGGAGCTGGAGAGGAACGGGATATACGGGGTCATAGACTACGGCATAGAGATTCACGAGAACCTCGAAA encodes the following:
- a CDS encoding pantoate kinase; the encoded protein is MLVRAFVPAHITAFFVPRFHDDSLRAGSLGAGVNLSKGVNVFASIETSTLERHIHVAFNGEPVGREKAIISYSVADEIIPDDFLGEVEIWQYFDFPNGHGFGNSAGGALGTALALSYAFGGTWLKAAQIAHKHEVLNRGGLGDVVGQLAGGIEVRVKAGGPGIGVVDNLFFEDYRVLVVPLGRLSTREVLDGDVVKAIEREGREALEKLLQEPSPERMMVLAREFAEKTGLLSGELLELARELDKVISTPSSMIMLGRGLFALLREDEVENTINLLSDLNLPYDVTGIHEGRPKVGRWVG
- the pyrE gene encoding orotate phosphoribosyltransferase, producing MEDAKARLIDMFFTEEAILFGRFVLTSGRESDYYINVKKLSTNPGALRIIARLMAERAKALGIEFDRVAGPELGAVPIATALSLETEKPLVIVRKKPKGHGTGSQIEGEVKPGERIFLVEDVTTTGGSVLRAAEVLEKAGAEIVAISVVVDREEGAGERIGERYRFIPLVTVSELFARRNSTGAEE
- the lrpA gene encoding HTH-type transcriptional regulator LrpA; translated protein: MLDERDNIIIEMLTKDARTPFTEIAKVLGISETAVRKRVKALEEAGVIKQYTVVVDPSKLGYNLVSLTGVDTLPEKIFDVAEKLKEFDFVREVYLTSGDHMIMAEVWARDGEDLSDIISNKIGRLDGVTKVCPAIILEKLK
- a CDS encoding protease PrsW encodes the protein MFTPEKVIEYYFGIITVVGGLSVLLAIKYTLQRWRSFPESGWKVPGFALGILGLIIASVLEAPLLFLKTWIALAFAAGIIEESVKLLPMKFFERSPEWEKWKLVIGAGLFLGIVEGIMYTAGIFALNQEPYLVAVRVVLMGLHTIWAAISAGFLLGERGWKRFAGLAFSMIAHALYDLPSLAVVDGYSGTVVAYLAGLSTGFLLVTPLMAKKAAELAGRLVPKEGEESDEVRENV
- the fbp gene encoding fructose-1,6-bisphosphate aldolase/phosphatase, with amino-acid sequence MAVGEKITLSVIKADIGGWPGHSRVHPQLVETAEEVLSKAVEDGTIIDFYVATCGDDLQLIMTHRKGVDSSEIHGLAWKAFEEATKVAKELGLYGAGQDLLKDAFSGNIRGMGPGIAEMEITLRKSEPVVTFHMDKTEPGAFNLPIFRMFADPFNTAGLVIDPNMHMGFRFEVWDIKEHKRVILNTPEEVYDLLALIGAKSRYVIKRVFPKEGHKISKDEPVAVVSTEKLFEIAGEYIGKDDPVAIVRAQSGLPALGEVLEPFAFPHLVSGWMRGSHNGPIMPVPMHQANPTRFDGPPRVVALGWQISPEGKLVGPVDLFDDPAFDGARQKAVEVAEYMRRHGPFEPHRLPMEDMEYTTLPGVLKRLEERFEKIE
- a CDS encoding nucleotidyltransferase domain-containing protein; protein product: MDSRRRALEEFLGFLRENFEGRIEGVYLFGSYARGDYTEESDVDLLVVGDVSLDELIDGIFEVLMKHGVVLNVIVEKREEFERWRETSFHRTVLNEGIRVY
- a CDS encoding MinD/ParA family protein, translated to MVSIVITGRGGAGKTTMSANLSTYFSRRGYRSLVVDGDLYLPKLAFHFGIYNPQYNIHTLLKNPDMRVVQAVYHDPRTGVDILPGSSKLYDVIDLDQKRLREIVREIGTRYRVTVIDSPVGIPFDTISTFRLAQYQLIIVEIERCPIHSVHRMIENEVVKLKSLGDAYGLKVGVILNKVRESSQSVDDIIDFLEYSVDVPVVGVIPFDHRVPKATNYGRPVIDYAPHTKASRAIAESGSILNDWIFGREKNEGMLHRLYEAIISFLRSGRVPAGKKL
- a CDS encoding HEPN domain-containing protein; the encoded protein is MKGEEITRELAVAEEELSSAQILYEHGKYRDAISRAYYSMFHSARALLLIKGITPKKHSGTLSMLGMSYIKEGLLDEYYGKALTKAFQMRSQADYNVMYTPSREEAEEILDLALEFLEKAQELVSGWIRGEER
- a CDS encoding helix-turn-helix domain-containing protein, which translates into the protein MFGRRKDAVYKVLATKKRAVALQSLSAELETPAPAVFRTVKELESDGLVEVFYGQDKAAIMVRAKTIGDYI
- the rlmD gene encoding 23S rRNA (uracil(1939)-C(5))-methyltransferase RlmD, with translation MRGIVERLDHEGLGVVRVGKREIHVPFTAPGDVVEVRKWRKRKRKLIATDFEVVEPSTGRVDPVCPSFGVCGGCLLQHIPYERQVEFKAEKLSALLGMDVEVIPSPVIYGHRNRIDVVVSTNGIGFRRRGTWWDAVDIGWCPVFGESSRRVLRSLREFIEDHAPSLYEIRKNEGFLRYIVIREGKFTGELMVNLVTSEGSLPDSFPDYFDYADSVYWSVNRTPSDVSYGEIERFWGSEFIRERLDDVTYLIHPNSFFQTNSHQAVTLVRRVAELVDGERVLDLYSGVGTFGIYLAKRGFSVEGIEVNPFAVGMANRNAELNGVDAAFKVGQDKDVENLSEYDTVIVDPPRAGLHPKLIRKILKDKPQSIVYVSCNPKTLRANLDELAGVYSLETAVGIDMFPHTPHVETVVKLKLGV
- a CDS encoding ATP-dependent DNA ligase codes for the protein MKYAELADLYRRLEKTTLKTLKTKFVSDFLKKAPDELLDIIPYLILGKVFPDWDERELGVGEKLLIKAVSMATGVPEREIENSVRDTGDLGESVALALKKKKQKSFFSQPLTIKRVYDTFMKIAEASGQGSQDRKLKYLANLFMDAQPEEGKYLARTVLGTMRTGVAEGLMRDAIASAFGVKAELVERAYMLTSDFGYVARVAKLEGNEGLSKVRIQVGKPIRPMLAQNAANVKEALVEMGGKAAFEVKYDGARVQVHKDGDRVVIYSRRLENVTRSIPEVVDAVLESVKPEKAIVEGELVAVGEGGKPRPFQYVLRRFRRKYNIEEMVEKIPLELNLFDVLYVDGDGMIDTPFSERRKKLEEIISQNERIRLAEQLVTTSADEAEEFYQRALELGHEGLMAKRLDSVYEPGNRGKKWLKIKPTMEDLDLVIIGAEWGEGRRAHLLGSFLVAAFDPHSGEFVPVGKVGSGFTDEDLAEFTRMLKPLIVREEGKYVEIEPKVVIQVTYQEIQKSPKYESGFALRFPRYVALREDKSPEEADTIERIAQLYEFQERFKAKR